Below is a window of Acidimicrobiales bacterium DNA.
GACCAGGGTGTCGCCCTGGCGGGCGATGCGCCACACCTCGTCCACCCCGTCGTCGAGGCGGTCGGCGATGGCGGCCAGCTGGTCCCGCAGGGGCCCGGCGGCCATGGCCCGCACCGCGTCGTCGAAGCGGCGGCGGGCGGCCAGGGCGTCGCTCACGAACCGGCGCCACGGCTCCTGCACGGCGAAGGGGTCGGGACGATCGCCCCGCGGCCCGCCCCGGGGCACGGCCAGCAGGACCCGGCCGCTGTAGGCCGCGCCCCCGGCGACGGCGGCGGCGGCGATGCCGATGGGCACCGACAGCGGGAAGGTGGCCACCGCGGCCACCGCCGCGGCCAGGCCGGCCAGCAGGATGGTGCCGGGGGCGGTGACGGCCCGGGCCACCGGGGGGGACCAGAAGCGGTCGCGGAAGCTCCGGTCGGCCACGGGCCCTCAGAAGTTGCTCACCACGGCGGTGAACACCTTGGTGATGGTGGTGGGGTCGCTGGCGTCGTAGACGGTGGAGTTGGTGGCCTCGGCGATGCGGCGCAGCGTCTCCAGGTCGGCGCCGGTGCCGTAGGCGATGGGGAAGATGCGGACGGGCTCGGCCAGCTCGCCGGTGGCCGCGGCGCGCAGGTCGGCCAAGAGCTGCTCGAGCTGCTGGCCGTCGTCGGATCCCTCGCCGTCCTCGTTGCGGCCGTCGGACAGCACCACCACGGCGTTGATGCGGTTCTCGTCGTAGGCCTCGGCGGCGTCGTCGAAGCTGGCCTGCACCACCTCGTAGAGGGGGGTGCCGTTGCGGGGGAACTGGGCGTCGATGGCGTTGCGCAGCTGCTCCCGGATGGTGCCCACCGGGGCCGGGGCCACCACGTCCTGGTGGTTGGCGCCGCCCGGCAGGTCGGTGGTGAAGATGCGCAGGCCGACGACGTCGTCGTCCTTGAACTGGTCGAGCGACTCGATGGCCGCCTCCTTGGCCAGGTCGAGCTTGGTCTCCCCTCCCGGGCCGGCCGCCTCCTGCATGGAGCCCGACACGTCGAGGGCGATGATGACCCGGGCGCTCTTGCGCTGTTCGGCCCAGCGGTCGAGCAGGTCGACCATCACCGGCGGCTCGGGCGCCTCCAGCAGGGTGCGGGGCTGGTCGGGGTCGACGCCGTTGGCGGCCACGATGGGGGCGGCCACGGCCACGTCGGGGTTGCCGGGCCGGAAGCCGAACTCCAGCACCTGGCGCTGGTTGGCGGGCTGCTGGAGGTAGTCCTCGAAGGCGGCCGCCGCCTCCTTCTCCTCGGCCGAGACCCACTCGGCGTCGAGGACGATGTAGGGGTTGTCCGAGTAGATCGTCCCCTCCTCCGGATAGATGGAGACCAGGGGGATGCGGGGCGGCTCGGGGCGCTCACCGGCATCCAGGTTCCCGTCGGGGTTGCCGCGGTTGTAGTCGATCACCGACTTCTCCTCGACAGCCACGGCCGAGACGTAGGTCAGCGACGTGCCCCGCTGGTCGGTCCGGTACCAGTTGTTCAGGAACGAGAGGGTGGTGTCGCCGTAGTGGACCACGGCCGACTCGATGGCCCGGGCCGCGGCGTCGGCCTCGGGGTCGGCCAGGTCCTCGGTGGACAGCCCGCTGGTGGTGCCGGCCGAGGAGTAGGCCTGGGCCACCAGGGCCGACAGGCCGCTGGTGGAGAAGTTGGGGTTGGTCTTGCCCAGGCGGAACGGGCCCCACTCGGGGTGGCCGTAGGCGGCCCAGCCCTCGTCGCTGCGGGCCAGGCGGAGGATGTCGGCCCACCCCACCGGGGTCTCGGGGTAGCCCAGGGCGTCGGCCATGGGCTCGGGCATGGCGATGACCAGCGGGGTCTGCATGAACGGCTCGGCCTCGCCCACGATGGGCTCGCCGCCGTCGTCGGCCAGGCGCTGGTTGACGATGGCCCCCCAGGCGGAGGAGGCGGGCGACCACACCACCGGGCGGGGGCCCTCGGCGCCCTCGTCCCACCCCTCGGACAGGAGGCTGGCCGCCGCCCCCGAGGCCTTGGTCTGGGGCCGGGCGAAGGCGCAGGCCCCCCCCGGCAGCTCGGCGGCGTCGGAGCCGTTGAAGGCCCGGGCCAGCTCGGCCATGAGCGACGCCTTCTCCGACGAGACGGCCAGGTCGACCACCACGCAGTCGCCGGGGTCGCCGAACCCCTCGGCCCCCTCGCCGTCGGCCGGGGCGCCGTCGTCGTCCCCGCCCCCGCAGGCCGTGGCCAGCAGGCCGAGG
It encodes the following:
- a CDS encoding extracellular solute-binding protein; amino-acid sequence: MRRPKALALLLTLGLLATACGGGDDDGAPADGEGAEGFGDPGDCVVVDLAVSSEKASLMAELARAFNGSDAAELPGGACAFARPQTKASGAAASLLSEGWDEGAEGPRPVVWSPASSAWGAIVNQRLADDGGEPIVGEAEPFMQTPLVIAMPEPMADALGYPETPVGWADILRLARSDEGWAAYGHPEWGPFRLGKTNPNFSTSGLSALVAQAYSSAGTTSGLSTEDLADPEADAAARAIESAVVHYGDTTLSFLNNWYRTDQRGTSLTYVSAVAVEEKSVIDYNRGNPDGNLDAGERPEPPRIPLVSIYPEEGTIYSDNPYIVLDAEWVSAEEKEAAAAFEDYLQQPANQRQVLEFGFRPGNPDVAVAAPIVAANGVDPDQPRTLLEAPEPPVMVDLLDRWAEQRKSARVIIALDVSGSMQEAAGPGGETKLDLAKEAAIESLDQFKDDDVVGLRIFTTDLPGGANHQDVVAPAPVGTIREQLRNAIDAQFPRNGTPLYEVVQASFDDAAEAYDENRINAVVVLSDGRNEDGEGSDDGQQLEQLLADLRAAATGELAEPVRIFPIAYGTGADLETLRRIAEATNSTVYDASDPTTITKVFTAVVSNF